From Staphylothermus hellenicus DSM 12710, a single genomic window includes:
- a CDS encoding DUF1464 family protein, which translates to MARALGIDPGTKSFDLVVVEDDKVILEKSIDTKKVALNPKILIDAVLEIADLDLIAGPSGYGVPVTFNKDIIDPGKFALEILLLTRTEDIVEGRRRGHLGINVYDAIAKIVEEFWKSKLNVVYIPSVILLPTVPSYRKINKIDMGTADKMAVAVLAIYDQARKYGIEYSETSFILVELGFGYNAVIGVDKGRIVDGIGGTLASMGFLTIGAIDAEIAAMKRKWSRLDVFRGGIIDICKVDDLSEVFKRATQGEEECINGIEAFIEGIIKSVSAMSISVRKPREILLSGRYSRIKELRKILEERLAENYAIAIRELSGLRGAVFSKEAAQGYAIVAEGLANGFFSKLISYTRIPEARGTVLDWVYHPGLYDAKRRLHKIYAETVKSPRF; encoded by the coding sequence ATGGCTAGGGCTTTAGGAATAGATCCCGGTACCAAGAGCTTCGATCTCGTTGTTGTAGAGGATGATAAAGTAATTCTAGAGAAAAGCATTGATACAAAGAAAGTAGCACTCAACCCAAAAATACTTATTGATGCTGTCTTAGAAATCGCTGACTTAGATTTAATAGCAGGGCCTTCTGGCTATGGAGTACCAGTTACATTTAATAAGGACATTATTGATCCTGGAAAATTTGCTTTAGAGATCCTCCTTCTCACGAGAACAGAGGATATTGTGGAGGGACGTAGGAGGGGGCATCTAGGAATTAACGTGTATGATGCTATAGCAAAAATTGTTGAAGAATTTTGGAAGAGTAAACTTAATGTAGTATATATACCTTCAGTGATTCTCCTTCCCACAGTCCCTAGTTATAGAAAGATCAATAAAATTGACATGGGTACTGCCGATAAAATGGCTGTTGCTGTACTAGCCATATATGATCAAGCAAGAAAATATGGTATAGAATATAGTGAGACGAGCTTTATTTTAGTAGAACTAGGCTTTGGCTATAACGCGGTAATAGGTGTAGATAAAGGCAGGATCGTTGATGGTATAGGTGGGACCTTAGCCAGCATGGGTTTTCTAACAATAGGTGCAATAGATGCTGAAATAGCTGCTATGAAGAGAAAATGGTCTAGATTAGATGTATTCCGCGGTGGCATTATTGACATATGTAAAGTAGACGATCTCAGTGAAGTATTTAAAAGAGCTACACAAGGCGAGGAGGAATGCATTAATGGCATAGAAGCTTTTATTGAAGGAATTATTAAGTCTGTCTCTGCAATGAGTATTAGCGTGAGAAAACCCAGGGAAATACTATTGTCCGGGAGATATAGTAGAATTAAAGAACTCAGAAAAATACTTGAAGAAAGACTTGCTGAAAACTATGCCATCGCTATTAGAGAGTTATCTGGCTTAAGAGGAGCAGTATTTTCAAAAGAAGCTGCACAAGGATATGCTATTGTCGCAGAAGGCCTAGCTAACGGCTTCTTTAGCAAATTAATCAGTTATACTAGAATACCTGAGGCTAGAGGTACTGTTCTTGACTGGGTATATCATCCTGGATTATATGATGCGAAACGAAGACTCCATAAAATCTATGCTGAGACTGTGAAGAGTCCTAGGTTTTAA
- a CDS encoding 6-pyruvoyl trahydropterin synthase family protein, which yields MRICVGVENLDFDAAHYTKGISDKCMNIHGHTFKVSVEVCGDIHQDTGMVIDFGILKNVLKKIINEYDHTIIVPKKDMDKIIIKGPFKSKIKVIDYPEATTEYIALDIAKRVKEELGLYVKVKLYEGSRNYVVVELD from the coding sequence TTGCGAATCTGTGTGGGGGTTGAAAACCTAGATTTCGATGCAGCTCATTATACTAAGGGTATTTCAGATAAATGCATGAATATTCATGGACATACGTTTAAAGTGAGTGTTGAAGTTTGTGGTGATATACACCAGGATACAGGTATGGTTATCGACTTTGGTATATTGAAGAATGTTTTGAAGAAAATCATTAATGAATACGATCACACTATTATCGTTCCTAAAAAGGATATGGATAAAATCATTATAAAGGGGCCATTTAAAAGCAAAATAAAAGTTATTGACTATCCAGAAGCAACTACAGAATATATTGCACTTGACATAGCTAAAAGAGTTAAGGAGGAACTAGGTCTCTATGTAAAAGTTAAGCTATATGAGGGTAGTAGAAACTATGTTGTAGTAGAACTGGACTAA
- a CDS encoding flavoprotein, translating into MDKRVVWCITGSGSFLREIYDLFVKLREKHGIVIAVAFSDAGVEVARIYGILDQIDKIVSKNTPYSGVYFSRDSASGIPLAGRISFKRYDLVVVAPSTSNTVAKIVHGIADTLPTIIVSQSLKAGIPVIIFPSDYSARSLTTLPCRIDLDKCIYCMKCLLEEGFCPYNAIVASSCKYGIHLSIDYSKCRGCEVCVNKCPVKAIKCWEKATITPSTIDLRNLEKLATINGVTVVTSLKELEKAIYKKLSINVKT; encoded by the coding sequence TTGGATAAAAGAGTTGTATGGTGTATAACAGGTTCTGGCAGTTTCCTTCGAGAGATCTATGATCTCTTTGTTAAGCTGAGGGAAAAACATGGTATAGTTATTGCAGTTGCTTTTTCCGATGCAGGTGTTGAAGTAGCAAGGATTTACGGCATATTAGATCAAATAGACAAAATTGTTTCAAAAAATACTCCATACAGTGGCGTATACTTTAGCAGGGATTCAGCTAGTGGAATACCTCTTGCAGGTAGAATAAGTTTTAAGAGATATGACTTAGTTGTAGTAGCTCCATCCACATCTAATACTGTCGCCAAGATAGTTCATGGAATAGCAGATACTTTACCAACAATCATTGTTAGCCAGTCTCTAAAAGCCGGGATCCCGGTAATCATATTTCCATCAGACTATTCAGCTAGATCTCTAACAACTCTGCCTTGCAGAATAGATTTAGATAAATGCATTTATTGTATGAAGTGTTTATTAGAAGAAGGCTTTTGCCCATATAATGCCATAGTCGCTAGCAGTTGTAAATATGGTATACATTTATCTATAGATTATAGCAAGTGCAGAGGATGCGAAGTGTGTGTAAATAAATGTCCTGTAAAAGCTATTAAATGCTGGGAAAAAGCTACAATAACACCAAGTACTATTGATCTAAGAAATCTTGAAAAATTAGCCACTATTAATGGAGTTACAGTAGTTACTAGTTTAAAGGAGTTAGAGAAGGCTATTTATAAAAAATTGTCTATCAATGTTAAAACCTAG
- a CDS encoding beta-ribofuranosylaminobenzene 5'-phosphate synthase family protein has translation MPISILITTGARLHLGFYNFLSEGKAYGSIGVYLKTPTIRVLGIREGDNLRIHNYTGINIDDIVYTINNIFKNYGVSIHILESFPRHVGLGSTTQILLAIGDCIRRIYNLRLSIRELALLFKRGIVSGIGIATYEKGGLIIDSGRRAKNGIIGIPKDLDDLPSVIYRKNLPQHWYFIVITPKGIKGLDEKSETPFLEKPEENKELQYELLKILVLKLLPSISNNDPKTFGRAIYKIQLLTGKYFSKYQDSIFCCEEAEYIINSLMRNGVYGAGQSSWGPTVYGIIDYRKKALRTLSRVKQELYHRDIEADYYISQVSNTGARVSRIRDYKF, from the coding sequence TTGCCTATATCTATACTTATTACAACGGGTGCTAGGCTACATCTAGGATTTTATAATTTCTTATCAGAGGGAAAAGCGTATGGAAGCATAGGTGTTTACCTTAAGACTCCAACAATAAGAGTATTGGGTATTAGAGAAGGAGATAACCTAAGAATACATAATTATACAGGAATTAATATAGATGACATAGTTTATACTATTAACAATATTTTCAAAAACTATGGAGTCTCCATTCATATACTGGAGAGCTTTCCACGACATGTAGGTTTGGGTTCAACTACCCAGATTCTTTTAGCCATAGGTGATTGTATAAGGAGGATATATAATCTTCGCTTAAGCATTAGAGAGCTTGCATTACTGTTTAAGAGAGGAATAGTCTCTGGAATAGGTATTGCTACATATGAAAAAGGAGGATTAATAATAGATAGTGGTAGGAGAGCAAAAAATGGTATCATTGGTATACCTAAGGATTTAGACGACTTACCGTCGGTTATCTATAGGAAAAACTTGCCGCAACATTGGTACTTTATAGTTATAACTCCTAAAGGTATAAAAGGTCTTGATGAAAAATCTGAAACTCCCTTCCTAGAAAAACCCGAAGAGAACAAGGAGTTGCAGTATGAACTATTGAAAATATTGGTATTAAAACTTTTACCATCAATATCAAATAATGATCCTAAGACTTTTGGGAGAGCCATATATAAAATACAGTTGCTTACAGGCAAGTATTTTTCTAAATATCAAGACTCTATCTTTTGCTGTGAAGAGGCGGAATACATTATTAATTCCCTTATGAGGAACGGAGTTTATGGCGCTGGACAAAGTAGTTGGGGCCCGACAGTATATGGGATAATAGACTATAGGAAGAAAGCATTAAGAACACTATCTAGGGTGAAACAAGAACTATATCATAGAGATATTGAGGCTGACTACTATATCTCTCAAGTCTCTAACACTGGGGCTAGGGTCTCTAGGATTAGAGACTATAAATTTTAG
- a CDS encoding dihydropteroate synthase-like protein, translating to MRILLITGRLAGNIVRNAVESIPSKYKEKHIIEIMILPIDVIALASSKTIAYYLKKKGVKKGDYDLIIIPGQVKGSAIEITNAIGIPAVKGPKQAIDIPIMFAIDLNKLSPDEPADKIIDQYRKEYLFNILKNVEENIKKKPHINIGRILVPVNPPPIRVIAEISNTLTMSRDILLDKIKTYLDNGANIISLGFEPFNPNPDKVYETIKYIKKESINIPIAIDTLSPSEIISGINAGADLILSITVDNVAKIKNYIKDIAVVAIPIIDNTLPRDHDLRLQVLFRIVDTLHNYTEKIIADPILDPPGRGTLFKSMQNYMKFKQIHPNTPLLMGIGNVTELIDADSVGINVLLTLLAQELGVSLLLVTEESTKTQGSVRETAIASQMNTISWVKHVPPKDLGIDLLILKDKKKTETPFDITRDTKVVDLRKASYTDEKTEIDPMGFFKIRINYSEQAVEAFYVGRKGRILIKSRSSKSIERYILENKLISTLSHAFYLGGELAKAEEALRINKNYVQGKPLFSLKKPIR from the coding sequence TTGCGAATACTTTTAATAACTGGGAGATTAGCGGGCAACATAGTTAGGAATGCAGTAGAATCTATTCCAAGCAAATACAAGGAAAAACATATTATAGAAATCATGATTTTACCTATTGATGTTATAGCATTAGCTTCAAGCAAAACCATAGCATATTATCTCAAGAAAAAAGGAGTTAAGAAAGGAGATTACGACTTAATAATTATACCTGGCCAGGTTAAAGGATCAGCTATAGAAATCACGAACGCGATAGGCATCCCTGCAGTCAAAGGACCTAAACAGGCAATAGATATACCGATAATGTTTGCAATAGATTTAAACAAACTCTCGCCCGACGAACCTGCTGATAAAATAATAGATCAGTATCGTAAAGAATACTTGTTTAATATTTTAAAAAATGTTGAGGAGAACATAAAGAAAAAACCACATATAAATATAGGAAGGATCTTAGTGCCTGTTAATCCGCCGCCTATTCGAGTCATTGCGGAGATTTCAAACACTCTAACAATGTCTAGGGATATTCTACTAGATAAAATAAAGACTTATTTAGATAATGGTGCTAACATAATTAGTTTGGGGTTTGAACCCTTTAATCCTAATCCAGATAAAGTATATGAGACTATAAAGTATATTAAGAAAGAAAGTATCAACATACCTATTGCTATAGATACATTGAGTCCTTCTGAAATAATCTCTGGTATAAATGCGGGAGCGGATCTAATTCTCAGTATAACGGTTGATAATGTTGCTAAGATCAAGAATTATATTAAAGATATAGCGGTTGTAGCAATTCCTATAATAGATAATACCTTACCGAGAGATCATGATCTAAGATTGCAAGTTTTATTCAGAATCGTTGATACACTACATAATTATACAGAAAAAATTATTGCTGATCCCATTCTCGATCCACCGGGCAGAGGTACATTGTTTAAATCTATGCAAAACTATATGAAGTTTAAACAAATTCATCCAAACACTCCATTACTTATGGGAATAGGTAACGTAACCGAATTAATTGACGCTGATAGTGTTGGGATAAATGTATTATTAACCCTGCTTGCACAAGAGCTTGGAGTAAGTTTATTGCTAGTAACAGAAGAAAGTACAAAGACACAGGGCTCTGTCAGGGAGACAGCCATAGCCTCTCAAATGAATACTATATCATGGGTAAAACATGTACCTCCCAAAGATCTTGGAATAGATCTTCTTATACTAAAAGACAAGAAAAAAACAGAAACACCATTTGATATAACAAGGGATACAAAAGTAGTAGACCTAAGAAAGGCATCGTATACTGATGAGAAAACGGAGATCGATCCTATGGGGTTCTTTAAAATTAGAATAAATTATTCTGAACAAGCCGTTGAAGCCTTTTATGTTGGGAGAAAGGGACGCATTCTTATAAAGTCACGATCAAGCAAGTCTATAGAGAGGTATATATTAGAGAATAAGCTTATATCAACACTTTCCCATGCATTTTATCTTGGAGGAGAACTTGCCAAAGCAGAAGAAGCATTAAGGATAAACAAGAACTATGTTCAAGGAAAACCTCTATTTAGTTTAAAGAAACCTATTAGGTGA
- a CDS encoding 50S ribosomal protein L10, giving the protein MSATAVPRAKRIPQWKIEEVKYLTNLFKSYPVFVIADLTGFPTNQLQKLRKKLSKKVLFRVSKNKLILRALKNAGIDTSKFEEILTGQNLLMFTHMNAFELSLLLDKYKAKTYYKPGEIAQQEIVIPEGNTGLSPGPILSTFSKLKIPTRIQGNSIVITRDTVVAKPGDTISEELASLLQRLDIALKEVKINIKAAYDHGIIISGDQLVLDLEEYKNMVMNAHLDALKIGSEIAWPVPEILELSLNKAFRQALALAAEAGYITPDTAEYVFRTAVMKALALAAEISKYAPDLGLEVPTMQPTTPPEKKEEEKKEEEEEEEETVSEEELAEGLGALFG; this is encoded by the coding sequence ATGTCTGCAACAGCTGTTCCTAGAGCTAAGAGAATTCCTCAGTGGAAAATAGAAGAAGTAAAATATTTAACAAATTTATTTAAATCGTACCCAGTATTCGTAATAGCTGATCTAACAGGGTTCCCGACAAATCAGCTTCAAAAATTAAGGAAAAAATTATCGAAAAAAGTATTGTTCAGGGTTTCTAAGAACAAGTTAATTCTAAGAGCTCTAAAGAATGCTGGCATAGATACAAGTAAATTCGAAGAAATACTCACAGGACAGAATCTATTAATGTTTACACATATGAATGCCTTCGAGCTAAGCCTATTACTCGATAAATACAAGGCGAAAACCTATTATAAACCAGGCGAAATCGCTCAGCAAGAAATAGTTATTCCTGAAGGAAACACTGGTTTATCGCCAGGACCCATTCTCAGCACTTTCAGTAAATTAAAGATACCCACTCGTATACAGGGTAACTCTATAGTTATCACACGTGATACTGTTGTTGCGAAACCGGGAGATACTATATCCGAGGAATTGGCAAGTCTTCTGCAAAGACTAGATATTGCTTTGAAAGAGGTTAAAATAAATATTAAAGCAGCATATGATCATGGAATAATAATATCTGGAGACCAACTAGTCCTAGATCTTGAAGAGTACAAGAACATGGTTATGAATGCTCACCTAGATGCATTAAAGATCGGATCAGAGATAGCATGGCCTGTGCCAGAAATATTAGAGTTATCATTAAACAAAGCATTCCGCCAGGCATTAGCATTGGCTGCTGAGGCAGGATACATAACACCAGATACCGCTGAATACGTGTTTAGAACAGCAGTAATGAAAGCACTAGCTCTTGCAGCAGAAATCTCCAAGTACGCGCCAGATCTAGGATTAGAAGTACCAACAATGCAGCCAACAACACCGCCCGAGAAGAAAGAGGAGGAGAAGAAAGAGGAAGAAGAAGAGGAAGAAGAAACTGTTAGCGAGGAAGAACTAGCTGAAGGACTAGGAGCACTCTTCGGATAA
- the mptA gene encoding GTP cyclohydrolase MptA, whose amino-acid sequence MVDHVPLPEIQDSMPEHPLSIDRVGIRGVRRRINIYSPIGVFSYDARIDIYVDLPSKQRGIHLSRSLETVLEALEEARVGRFKSLETLFENVCKRLLSKHGYATKAEVVAETTYFYEEEINGKTVQEPADIVLHISVWRDGKVEWSVGASIYGMTVCPSAQLAYSTLEGTPLHKSPSHSQRAKLKIVVKTSNRVVRIEWLIEAMKEAFSSPTHSLLKRIDEYKVIKEAFEKPRFVEDIVRYATYNIAAKLAKENFPPDTRIMVEAESYESIHPYNVYASRDAFLSDIINEISNNKV is encoded by the coding sequence TTGGTTGATCATGTCCCCTTACCAGAGATCCAAGATAGCATGCCAGAACATCCACTCTCCATTGACAGAGTAGGTATTAGAGGTGTTAGGAGAAGAATCAACATATATTCACCCATAGGTGTTTTCTCGTATGATGCAAGGATAGATATATACGTCGATCTTCCAAGCAAGCAGCGTGGTATACATCTCTCTAGAAGCTTAGAGACAGTATTAGAGGCTTTAGAAGAGGCACGTGTTGGGCGGTTTAAGTCTCTGGAGACACTATTTGAAAATGTCTGTAAACGGCTTCTCTCTAAACATGGATACGCTACAAAAGCTGAGGTTGTTGCAGAAACAACATATTTCTATGAGGAGGAAATCAATGGAAAAACTGTTCAGGAACCTGCAGATATTGTTCTCCATATTAGTGTATGGAGAGATGGAAAAGTTGAATGGAGCGTAGGGGCATCAATATATGGAATGACCGTGTGTCCTTCAGCTCAATTAGCATATTCTACATTAGAGGGGACGCCATTGCATAAAAGCCCCAGCCACAGTCAGAGAGCCAAGTTAAAGATCGTTGTAAAGACTAGCAACAGAGTGGTACGTATAGAATGGCTTATTGAGGCGATGAAAGAGGCTTTTTCTTCGCCAACACATAGTCTCTTGAAGAGAATTGATGAGTATAAGGTTATAAAAGAAGCTTTTGAGAAACCCCGGTTTGTAGAAGATATTGTTAGGTATGCAACATATAATATTGCTGCTAAACTAGCTAAGGAAAATTTTCCGCCCGATACCCGTATAATGGTTGAAGCTGAGAGTTATGAGAGCATTCATCCATACAATGTATATGCTTCAAGAGATGCTTTCCTGAGTGATATAATTAATGAGATATCCAATAATAAAGTATGA
- the alaS gene encoding alanine--tRNA ligase: MVEEEFMNEFLRKTGYQVYKCKKCGEKFWSLVPRDTCPDRPCSKYDFLYNEYRRVPALTFDEARRKFIEFFTSHGHEYVEPYPVLARWRNDLYLTIASIIVFQPAVTEGIIDPPYNPLVIVQPSVRLEDIDNVGLTFGRHLTSFEMGGHHAFNKKNQYVYWVNETLQYAFDFFTKTLGIEPENLVFKESWWEGGGNAGPAYEVLVDGLELATLVFMKYKIVNGEKVKNPVLVVDTGYGIERIAWFTQRTPTAFHTIFGSLLETYKNILGIDEPPYDVLKKIVYLLSDKEIEDIYMLNNYLEEINYSEYYKSLVDAINLYTALDHVKTLSLMLSDGIVPSNSGEGYLARLVIRRLLRTLIRLGIKVSALEDVVLELIDKQAKYWKGKYVYDKFHRRLDYILDVMSYETRKYVDIITRGIREIDRFIKKKKKLVLNDLIQIYDSKGIPPEIVAERAKYYGQQIRVPSNFYSLIAARHGGSQALVKEKEHELPDEIVEWASKHNPTKRLFHENPYLRRASAKILDSLNEYVIFDQTIFYPRAGGQDHDKGYIILGDEHIPVKHVYKVGEVIVHQLATRRKIEPGTRVELVIDWYNRYRLMRHHTATHIVLGAARKVLGEHVWQAGAEKTTEKARLDITHYKSLSNEEIRKIEELANKVIDEKIDLRFYFLPKFEAEKKFGLKIYQGGAVYSPILRIVEIPGWDAEACFGTHVYNTSEVGGIKIIKSEKIQDGVIRLEYIASTRLPEYISDLQKEVDKALEFLGVKGSSISIAAKKVSEELDKYKVLLIQYRKLFKEKLLNQLLGEAQEICGLKTVVLEKQLEDEQLYKSIIEELSLRKRVLTIYVSDKFVEIAIHPDEARNRKLDLRSLVKILKNIGGKGGGKPDHIYIKIKEPKQVIKLIVETIANLLCKA, encoded by the coding sequence ATGGTCGAAGAAGAGTTTATGAATGAGTTTTTAAGGAAAACAGGTTATCAAGTATATAAGTGTAAGAAGTGCGGAGAAAAATTCTGGAGCCTAGTGCCGAGAGATACCTGTCCTGATAGACCATGTAGTAAATATGATTTCTTATATAACGAGTATAGAAGAGTTCCGGCTTTAACATTTGATGAGGCAAGGAGAAAATTCATAGAATTCTTCACTTCTCATGGGCATGAATATGTTGAGCCGTATCCTGTTCTCGCTAGGTGGAGAAACGATCTGTATTTGACGATTGCATCAATAATTGTTTTCCAACCAGCTGTTACTGAGGGAATAATTGATCCACCATATAATCCACTAGTCATAGTTCAGCCTAGTGTTAGATTAGAGGATATAGATAATGTAGGCTTAACTTTTGGAAGGCATCTTACAAGTTTTGAAATGGGAGGTCATCACGCATTTAATAAGAAGAACCAATACGTTTACTGGGTAAACGAAACACTTCAATACGCATTCGACTTCTTCACAAAAACACTTGGAATAGAGCCTGAAAACCTTGTTTTCAAAGAATCATGGTGGGAAGGAGGAGGAAATGCTGGACCAGCATATGAGGTTCTAGTTGATGGATTAGAGCTTGCCACATTGGTATTTATGAAGTATAAAATAGTTAATGGAGAAAAAGTTAAGAATCCCGTACTCGTGGTTGATACAGGTTATGGTATAGAGAGAATTGCCTGGTTTACGCAGAGAACACCAACAGCTTTTCACACAATATTTGGTTCATTGCTGGAAACGTATAAGAATATTTTAGGAATAGATGAGCCACCCTATGATGTGCTTAAAAAAATAGTTTACTTATTAAGTGATAAGGAGATCGAAGATATATATATGTTGAATAATTACCTAGAAGAAATCAACTATTCCGAATACTATAAATCCCTGGTAGACGCGATCAATCTATACACAGCTCTCGACCATGTTAAGACTTTGTCCTTAATGTTGAGTGATGGTATAGTACCATCTAATAGTGGTGAAGGATATCTAGCACGTTTGGTTATTAGACGCTTGTTGAGAACACTTATACGTTTAGGAATAAAAGTGTCTGCATTAGAGGATGTAGTTCTAGAACTTATAGATAAGCAAGCGAAGTACTGGAAAGGTAAATATGTATATGATAAGTTTCATCGTAGACTAGACTATATACTTGATGTAATGAGTTATGAGACTAGAAAATATGTCGACATAATTACTAGGGGGATCAGGGAGATAGATAGGTTTATCAAGAAGAAAAAGAAGCTTGTCCTCAATGATTTAATACAAATATATGACTCCAAAGGAATACCTCCTGAAATTGTAGCGGAGAGAGCAAAGTATTATGGGCAACAAATACGTGTTCCCAGCAATTTCTATTCATTAATAGCTGCTAGACATGGTGGTTCACAAGCACTTGTTAAAGAGAAAGAACATGAATTGCCGGATGAAATAGTTGAATGGGCTAGTAAACATAATCCTACTAAGAGACTGTTCCATGAAAACCCCTATCTAAGAAGAGCTAGTGCAAAGATTCTCGATTCACTGAATGAATACGTCATATTTGATCAGACAATATTCTATCCTAGAGCTGGGGGACAAGACCACGATAAGGGATACATTATACTAGGTGATGAGCACATACCTGTGAAACATGTGTATAAAGTTGGAGAAGTAATAGTTCACCAATTAGCTACTAGAAGAAAAATAGAGCCGGGGACACGGGTAGAGCTAGTTATTGATTGGTATAATAGGTATAGATTAATGAGGCATCATACAGCGACACATATTGTTTTAGGAGCAGCAAGAAAAGTTCTCGGAGAACATGTATGGCAAGCTGGAGCGGAGAAAACCACTGAGAAAGCGAGGCTGGATATAACTCATTATAAATCGTTAAGCAATGAGGAGATCAGAAAGATCGAGGAGCTAGCTAATAAGGTGATCGATGAAAAAATAGACTTAAGATTTTATTTTCTACCAAAATTCGAGGCTGAGAAAAAATTTGGATTAAAAATATATCAGGGTGGAGCAGTTTACTCGCCTATTCTCCGCATAGTTGAGATACCTGGGTGGGATGCAGAAGCTTGCTTTGGAACACATGTATATAATACTTCAGAAGTAGGTGGAATAAAGATAATTAAATCAGAAAAGATCCAAGATGGTGTTATAAGGCTTGAATACATAGCTTCAACAAGGCTTCCAGAATACATATCCGATCTACAGAAAGAAGTAGATAAGGCTCTCGAGTTTCTAGGTGTTAAAGGCTCATCAATCTCTATAGCTGCGAAAAAAGTTAGCGAAGAACTTGATAAATACAAGGTCCTGCTAATTCAATACCGCAAGTTATTCAAAGAAAAACTATTAAACCAGTTATTAGGAGAAGCACAGGAAATCTGCGGATTAAAAACGGTTGTATTAGAGAAACAACTTGAAGATGAACAACTCTATAAATCAATCATTGAAGAATTATCGTTGAGGAAAAGAGTTCTAACAATATATGTATCAGATAAATTTGTAGAGATAGCAATACACCCGGATGAAGCTCGTAATAGAAAACTTGATCTAAGAAGCCTTGTGAAAATTCTCAAAAACATAGGAGGAAAAGGCGGTGGAAAACCCGATCATATCTATATAAAGATAAAAGAACCTAAACAAGTAATCAAACTAATAGTAGAAACAATCGCAAACCTTTTATGTAAAGCATAA
- a CDS encoding 6-hydroxymethylpterin diphosphokinase MptE-like protein has product MEYSEWFEIYNWIRKLLGISYEKDVEATLILAQILKGLKPPLNELSRLIKRRKIIVFGAGPSLDPVLEDIIKYTDTDLLHRKYTLFAADGVTQALLEYNIVPHLVTTDLDGDIEALMWAAKKGSLMLIHGHGDNIDKITSIVPIIKKITSKIIGTTQVKPIPPLQNFGGFTDGDRAVFISHHFKASKIIMVGMDFGSIVGRRSKPWLKNNEKAWPAKKIKLDIAFKLISQLACKEKILIYTVSDTVPQCVKKVSVKEIHLL; this is encoded by the coding sequence TTGGAGTATAGTGAATGGTTTGAAATATATAACTGGATACGTAAATTGCTTGGAATAAGCTATGAAAAGGATGTTGAAGCAACTCTTATTTTAGCTCAGATCCTAAAGGGGCTTAAACCTCCTTTAAATGAGCTTAGTAGACTAATTAAAAGAAGGAAAATCATTGTATTTGGTGCAGGTCCTTCATTAGATCCTGTACTTGAAGATATTATAAAATATACTGATACAGATCTTTTACATAGAAAATATACATTGTTTGCTGCGGACGGGGTGACGCAGGCACTATTAGAGTATAATATAGTACCTCATCTCGTAACAACAGATCTGGACGGTGACATTGAAGCTCTTATGTGGGCTGCAAAAAAGGGTTCTCTAATGCTTATCCATGGTCACGGAGATAATATTGATAAAATAACTAGTATTGTGCCTATAATAAAGAAAATAACTAGTAAAATCATTGGAACCACACAAGTAAAACCTATTCCTCCTCTACAAAACTTCGGTGGGTTCACTGATGGTGATAGAGCTGTTTTTATTTCTCATCATTTTAAGGCATCAAAAATAATAATGGTTGGTATGGATTTTGGTAGTATTGTTGGAAGAAGATCAAAACCATGGCTTAAAAATAATGAAAAAGCATGGCCAGCTAAGAAGATAAAGCTTGACATAGCATTCAAGCTTATCTCTCAACTGGCTTGTAAAGAAAAAATATTAATTTATACGGTAAGCGATACAGTTCCACAATGCGTGAAGAAAGTGTCTGTAAAAGAAATACATTTGCTATGA
- the rpl12p gene encoding 50S ribosomal protein P1 encodes MEYIYASLLLYKAGKEINEENIKKVLEAAGIQVDEVRVKSLVAALKNIDIAKVLEQALAAPVAAVPAAPAAQAPAEEEKKEEEKKEEEEEEEETVSEEELAEGLGALFG; translated from the coding sequence ATCGAATACATATATGCTTCACTACTACTGTATAAGGCTGGTAAAGAGATAAACGAAGAAAACATAAAGAAAGTATTAGAAGCTGCAGGGATCCAAGTAGATGAGGTAAGAGTAAAATCTCTTGTAGCTGCCCTGAAAAATATTGATATAGCAAAAGTACTTGAACAAGCATTAGCTGCTCCTGTAGCAGCGGTGCCTGCTGCACCGGCAGCACAGGCTCCAGCGGAGGAAGAGAAGAAAGAGGAGGAGAAGAAAGAGGAAGAAGAAGAGGAAGAAGAAACTGTTAGCGAGGAAGAACTAGCTGAAGGACTAGGAGCACTCTTCGGATAA